A genome region from Candidatus Ancaeobacter aquaticus includes the following:
- the nrdR gene encoding transcriptional regulator NrdR translates to MNCPYCSHPEDKVVDSRASQDGWVIRRRRECLDCEKRFTTYERIEELTLKVIKKDSRREDYDRHKILSGVMKACEKRPVSMDDIEKTVDGVEMELMKVYDREVESNNIGEVVMKKLHLLDEVAYIRFASVYRQFKDVNEFMSEVKNLLSPKNNK, encoded by the coding sequence ATGAATTGTCCATACTGTAGTCATCCTGAAGATAAGGTCGTTGATTCCCGTGCATCTCAAGATGGATGGGTTATACGGCGCAGAAGAGAATGCCTTGATTGTGAGAAACGGTTTACGACATATGAGCGTATTGAAGAATTGACGTTAAAAGTCATTAAAAAAGATAGTCGTAGAGAAGATTATGATCGGCATAAAATACTCTCAGGCGTTATGAAAGCATGTGAAAAGAGACCGGTGAGTATGGATGATATAGAAAAGACGGTTGATGGCGTTGAGATGGAACTAATGAAGGTATATGATAGGGAAGTGGAAAGTAACAATATCGGTGAAGTGGTTATGAAAAAACTGCATCTCCTTGATGAAGTAGCATATATCCGTTTTGCATCGGTGTATCGGCAGTTTAAAGATGTAAACGAATTTATGAGTGAAGTAAAAAATCTTCTTTCACCGAAAAATAATAAATAA